From the Betaproteobacteria bacterium genome, one window contains:
- a CDS encoding DUF4124 domain-containing protein — protein MRRTSLIRVLAWGALSAFAPAASAVLCKYVDDNGHVTYSDSAVKGAKKSSCFEAPPVPQPPSQPQPQSAREPRPPQTVNAPGLPNVDPATQRRRDDSRRKILEDELAVEERALAESRKALSEGEATRLGSERNYQRYIDRIQGLKDRVTQHERNISALKQELSNLR, from the coding sequence ATGCGTCGAACAAGTTTGATTCGGGTTCTTGCGTGGGGCGCCTTGAGCGCTTTCGCCCCCGCTGCCTCGGCCGTGCTGTGCAAGTACGTCGACGACAACGGCCATGTCACCTACTCGGATTCGGCGGTGAAGGGCGCGAAGAAGTCCTCCTGCTTCGAAGCGCCCCCGGTACCGCAACCGCCATCCCAGCCGCAACCTCAGAGCGCACGCGAGCCGCGCCCGCCGCAAACGGTGAACGCACCAGGCCTGCCGAACGTGGATCCGGCCACGCAGCGCCGGCGCGACGATTCCCGTCGCAAGATCCTCGAAGACGAGCTCGCCGTCGAGGAGCGGGCGTTGGCCGAATCCCGCAAGGCATTGAGCGAGGGCGAAGCCACGCGCCTGGGCAGCGAGCGCAACTACCAGCGCTATATCGATCGCATCCAGGGCTTGAAGGATCGCGTCACGCAGCACGAGCGCAACATCAGCGCGCTCAAGCAGGAGCTCTCCAACCTG
- the glnA gene encoding type I glutamate--ammonia ligase translates to MTPADVLKLIKEKEVKFVDLRFTDTRGKEQHVSVPAKVFDQSKFEDGHAFDGSSIAGWKGIQASDMLLMPEAETARLDPFTDEAVLNITCDVVEPADGKGYDRDPRTIAKRAEAYLKSTGLGDTAYFGPEPEFFIFDGVQWSVDMSGCFVKITSEEAPWSSGLEFDGGNVGHRAPVKGGYFPVPPADTLQDIRNAMCLALEQQGVEVEVHHHEVAAPGQCEIGTKFNSLVKRADWMQVLKYTVWMVAASYGKTATFMPKPVVGDNGSGMHVHQSVWREGQNLFAGNGYAGLSEFALHYIGGVIKHARALNAITNPGTNSYKRLVPHFEAPINLAYSARNRSASCRIPHVSSPKARRVEVRFPDPTANPYLAFAALLMAGLDGVQNKIHPGDPIDKNLYDLPPEEARKVPTVCHSLDMALEILDQDREFLTRGGVFSNDMLDAYIALKMEEVQRFRTTTHPVEFDMYYSS, encoded by the coding sequence CGTCGACCTGCGCTTCACCGATACGCGCGGCAAGGAGCAGCACGTCTCGGTCCCCGCGAAGGTCTTCGACCAGTCCAAATTCGAGGATGGCCATGCGTTCGACGGCTCGTCCATCGCCGGCTGGAAGGGCATCCAGGCTTCCGATATGCTGCTCATGCCCGAAGCGGAGACGGCGCGGCTCGATCCTTTTACCGATGAGGCCGTCCTCAACATCACCTGCGACGTGGTCGAGCCGGCCGACGGCAAGGGCTATGACCGCGATCCGCGCACCATCGCAAAGCGCGCGGAGGCTTACCTCAAGTCCACTGGCCTGGGGGACACCGCCTATTTCGGTCCCGAGCCCGAGTTCTTCATCTTCGACGGCGTGCAGTGGAGCGTCGACATGTCCGGCTGCTTCGTCAAGATCACTTCCGAGGAAGCGCCGTGGAGCAGCGGGCTCGAGTTCGACGGCGGCAACGTCGGCCACCGTGCCCCGGTGAAGGGCGGCTATTTCCCGGTGCCGCCTGCCGACACGCTGCAGGATATCCGCAACGCGATGTGCCTCGCGCTCGAGCAGCAAGGCGTCGAGGTCGAAGTGCATCATCACGAGGTCGCGGCGCCGGGTCAATGCGAGATCGGCACCAAGTTCAACAGCCTGGTGAAGCGCGCCGACTGGATGCAGGTCCTGAAGTACACAGTGTGGATGGTCGCCGCCTCCTACGGCAAGACCGCCACGTTCATGCCGAAGCCGGTCGTGGGCGACAACGGTTCCGGCATGCACGTGCACCAATCGGTATGGCGGGAGGGGCAGAACCTGTTTGCGGGTAACGGCTACGCGGGCCTGTCCGAGTTCGCGCTGCATTACATCGGTGGCGTCATCAAGCACGCGCGCGCGCTCAACGCAATCACCAATCCGGGCACCAATTCGTACAAGCGCCTGGTGCCGCACTTCGAGGCGCCGATCAACCTGGCGTACTCGGCGCGCAACCGTTCGGCTTCCTGTCGCATCCCGCATGTCTCCAGCCCGAAGGCGCGCCGGGTCGAGGTGCGTTTCCCGGATCCGACGGCCAATCCCTATCTCGCCTTCGCTGCGCTGTTGATGGCAGGGCTCGACGGGGTGCAGAACAAGATTCATCCGGGTGACCCGATCGACAAGAACCTGTACGACCTGCCGCCGGAAGAGGCCAGGAAAGTGCCGACCGTGTGTCACTCGCTCGATATGGCGCTGGAGATTCTCGACCAGGACCGCGAGTTCCTCACCCGCGGCGGTGTGTTCTCGAACGACATGCTGGATGCGTACATCGCGCTCAAGATGGAAGAGGTGCAGCGCTTCCGCACCACCACGCATCCGGTCGAGTTCGACATGTACTACAGCTCGTGA